In the genome of Sulfurihydrogenibium subterraneum DSM 15120, one region contains:
- a CDS encoding cation acetate symporter codes for MTKRGLFFWFLSFALVSLAFAAGSVEGNVQKQAVNMTAISMFILFVLATLGITYWAAKRTRTAKDFYTAGGGITGFQNGLAIAGDYMSAASFLGIAGLVYTSGYDGLLYSIGFLVGWPIVMFLLSEPLRNLGKYTFADVTSFRLEQKRIRILAAIGSLSVVTFYLIAQMVGAGKLIQLLFGLPYSTAIIVVGVLMITYVAFGGMLATTWIQIVKAVLLLGGASFMAFMVLLNFGFSFESLFSTATKVHAKAEAIMAPGGLVSDPLNAISLGLALMFGTAGLPHILMRFFTVPNAKEARKSVFFATGFIGYFYILTFIIGFGAIALFVNHPEYFQNVKQIVVDGITKIVSATDETKNLIGDKKALIGGDNMTAIHLAEAVGGSAFMGFISAVAFATILAVVSGLTLAGASTLSHDLYANVIAKEKDEQKEMKVSKIATFVIGILAIILGIIFEKQNVAFMVGLAFAIAASVNFPILLLSIYWKNLTTKGAFWGGLAGLVVALVLIVISPTVWVDVLKNPEPIIKLKNPALFSMLTTFVLTILISKLDNSERAKEDKEGFEAQYFRSQTGIGAEGAVKH; via the coding sequence ATGACAAAAAGGGGATTGTTTTTCTGGTTTTTAAGTTTTGCTTTAGTTTCATTAGCCTTTGCAGCTGGTAGTGTTGAAGGAAACGTTCAAAAACAGGCTGTTAATATGACTGCTATTTCAATGTTTATACTGTTTGTTTTAGCTACTTTAGGTATTACATACTGGGCAGCTAAAAGGACAAGAACTGCAAAAGATTTCTACACAGCAGGCGGCGGTATCACTGGATTTCAAAACGGTCTTGCTATAGCTGGAGACTATATGTCTGCAGCTTCTTTCTTAGGTATTGCAGGACTTGTTTACACGTCAGGATATGACGGACTTTTATACTCAATTGGTTTCTTAGTAGGCTGGCCTATAGTTATGTTCTTACTTTCTGAGCCACTTAGAAACTTAGGAAAGTACACATTTGCTGATGTTACTTCTTTCAGACTTGAACAAAAAAGAATAAGAATCCTTGCAGCTATAGGTTCTCTATCAGTTGTTACGTTCTATCTTATTGCTCAGATGGTTGGTGCAGGTAAGTTAATACAGCTTTTATTTGGATTACCTTATTCCACAGCTATTATAGTAGTAGGTGTATTAATGATAACCTACGTTGCGTTTGGTGGAATGCTTGCGACTACTTGGATACAGATTGTAAAAGCTGTTTTACTTTTAGGTGGTGCATCTTTTATGGCATTTATGGTTCTTCTAAACTTTGGATTTAGTTTTGAATCATTATTCTCAACAGCTACAAAAGTTCACGCAAAAGCTGAAGCTATTATGGCTCCAGGTGGACTTGTATCAGACCCGTTAAATGCTATATCTTTAGGACTTGCTTTAATGTTCGGAACGGCAGGATTACCTCACATCTTAATGAGATTCTTTACAGTGCCTAACGCAAAAGAAGCAAGAAAATCAGTATTCTTTGCAACAGGATTTATCGGCTACTTCTATATACTTACTTTCATAATAGGTTTTGGAGCTATTGCTTTATTTGTAAACCATCCTGAATACTTCCAAAACGTAAAACAGATTGTTGTTGATGGAATAACAAAAATAGTTAGTGCTACTGACGAAACTAAAAACCTGATAGGAGATAAAAAAGCATTAATTGGTGGAGATAACATGACAGCTATCCATCTTGCAGAAGCTGTAGGTGGATCAGCGTTTATGGGATTTATATCAGCAGTTGCATTTGCTACAATATTAGCGGTTGTTTCTGGATTAACGTTGGCTGGAGCTTCTACTTTATCCCACGACCTGTATGCAAATGTTATAGCAAAAGAAAAAGACGAACAGAAAGAAATGAAAGTTTCAAAAATAGCAACTTTTGTAATCGGTATACTGGCAATAATCTTAGGTATAATCTTTGAAAAACAAAACGTAGCGTTTATGGTTGGACTAGCGTTTGCTATTGCTGCATCTGTAAACTTCCCAATTCTTCTTTTATCTATCTACTGGAAAAACCTTACTACAAAGGGTGCATTCTGGGGCGGTTTAGCTGGATTAGTTGTTGCTTTAGTATTAATCGTTATATCCCCTACTGTATGGGTTGATGTACTTAAAAATCCAGAGCCAATAATAAAACTTAAAAACCCTGCATTATTCTCAATGCTTACTACATTTGTTTTAACAATACTAATCTCTAAACTTGACAACTCTGAAAGGGCTAAAGAAGACAAAGAAGGCTTTGAAGCTCAATACTTTAGATCTCAAACTGGAATAGGTGCAGAAGGAGCTGTTAAACATTAA
- a CDS encoding putative nucleotidyltransferase substrate binding domain-containing protein, producing the protein MSIADIKLYLKTCYPFELLTDSQLNEIIDNTEMVYLKPNQTVPNLSKFYCIILKGAVVEKDLAGNEVSYFGEKDSFDYLSILGQNENQFFTVEECIFYRFPSNILLKLISENYDFASYFKKSTKEKLSSIASENPYLFSKVKDIKYQKPLIVEKNLSIYEAVKKMTEEKALSIIVKYPDSYGIVTDSDLRKKVILSKKSVEDSIGDIANKNIISVNPDTFLFDAIITMIKHNIKRVVIKDENNQIIGVLNEVDILTQYSNQPQFLALQVERAKTIDELKIISDSMINTVKLLHKEGIRTRHIMKFVSEINEKIFKKIFNLLADEKIKENTCLIVMGSEGRQEQILKTDQDNGLILSDGFEIDKEVLESFSINFIEALKTLGYPECKGNVMLTNPYWRKPLKEFKESIFEYTNNINPENMLNLAILVDLRPIDGKTELAEKLRDYLFEKISDNKTFLSWFALPTISFKTPLNFFGGFETEKGEHKGELDIKKGGIFPIIHGIRSLSVENRITETNTFNRIKELVNLNVINKDFGKELIESLEFMLTLRLRERLKKIEMKKQPDDYINVNSLTNYEKDLLKESFKIVNKFKDFITNHYKLNYLR; encoded by the coding sequence ATGAGTATAGCGGACATAAAACTGTATTTAAAAACCTGCTATCCTTTTGAGCTACTGACTGATTCTCAACTAAACGAGATTATAGACAACACAGAAATGGTATATCTAAAACCAAATCAAACTGTGCCAAATCTTTCAAAGTTTTACTGTATCATTCTAAAAGGAGCAGTAGTTGAAAAGGATTTAGCAGGAAATGAAGTGAGCTACTTTGGAGAAAAAGACAGTTTTGATTACCTATCAATATTAGGTCAAAATGAAAATCAGTTCTTTACTGTGGAAGAATGTATCTTTTACAGATTTCCATCAAACATATTACTAAAACTAATCTCTGAAAATTATGATTTTGCAAGTTATTTTAAGAAGTCTACAAAAGAAAAACTCTCTTCTATAGCTTCAGAAAATCCTTATCTATTCTCAAAAGTTAAAGATATAAAGTATCAAAAACCTTTGATAGTCGAAAAAAATTTATCTATATACGAAGCTGTAAAGAAGATGACCGAAGAAAAGGCATTAAGTATAATAGTTAAATACCCAGATTCTTATGGCATCGTTACAGACTCAGACTTAAGAAAAAAAGTTATTCTTTCTAAGAAAAGCGTAGAAGATTCCATAGGCGATATAGCGAACAAAAACATTATAAGCGTAAATCCAGACACTTTCTTATTTGATGCAATAATAACGATGATAAAACACAACATAAAAAGAGTTGTAATTAAAGATGAAAATAACCAAATAATTGGAGTACTCAACGAAGTAGATATACTTACCCAGTACTCAAATCAACCTCAATTTTTAGCTCTACAAGTAGAAAGAGCAAAAACAATAGATGAATTAAAAATTATATCAGACTCAATGATAAACACAGTAAAACTCCTGCACAAAGAAGGAATAAGAACCCGTCATATAATGAAGTTTGTATCAGAGATAAACGAAAAGATATTCAAAAAAATATTCAATCTCCTTGCAGATGAAAAAATAAAAGAAAATACCTGCCTCATAGTTATGGGAAGTGAAGGCAGACAAGAACAGATACTTAAAACAGACCAAGACAACGGCTTAATCTTATCCGATGGTTTTGAGATTGATAAAGAAGTTTTAGAAAGCTTTTCAATAAACTTTATTGAAGCTCTTAAAACGTTAGGTTATCCAGAGTGTAAAGGAAACGTAATGCTTACAAACCCATACTGGAGAAAACCTTTAAAAGAGTTTAAAGAATCTATTTTTGAGTATACAAACAACATAAACCCAGAAAATATGCTGAACCTTGCAATACTTGTAGATTTAAGACCTATTGATGGAAAAACAGAGCTGGCAGAAAAACTTAGAGATTATCTTTTTGAAAAAATATCAGACAATAAAACATTTCTATCTTGGTTTGCACTACCAACTATAAGTTTTAAAACACCTTTAAACTTTTTTGGTGGATTTGAAACAGAAAAAGGAGAACACAAAGGAGAGTTAGACATAAAAAAAGGTGGTATATTCCCGATAATCCACGGTATTAGGTCTTTATCGGTTGAGAATAGAATAACTGAAACAAACACCTTCAATCGTATAAAAGAACTCGTTAACTTAAATGTAATAAACAAAGATTTTGGTAAAGAATTAATAGAGTCGTTAGAATTTATGCTAACTTTAAGACTTAGAGAAAGACTTAAAAAGATAGAGATGAAAAAACAACCTGACGATTATATAAATGTAAACTCTCTAACAAACTATGAGAAAGATTTACTAAAAGAGTCGTTTAAAATTGTAAATAAATTTAAAGATTTTATAACAAACCATTACAAACTAAACTATTTAAGATGA
- a CDS encoding OprD family outer membrane porin, which yields MKKVLALSALLAVGSTQVFAANDLESAFKESKVMGQFRAFYIDRDYNTAFSKNDRSAFAIGGKFGFETAAVNGLKFGIMTYTTNAINPNRTNDDGTPNSHMDPSLFGKDRKGVTYIGQLYLNYTYKNTNLKIGRQEINTPMAGMDDARMLPNLFEGVVITNKDLPKTTLIGAHFWNMAYGTFANAYSACSYLGLQSGYGCGGYSSLNQGLAKYDTGNFMNMGKQAIGKSNAGVTVLAAIYEGIPNLKLQAWDYYAWDMLNIVYLQGDYTVKMADVKTTVSAQYINETNIGDNVKKVFGKEVGANLFGAKINLNILTPVVQNFNLYGAYSITGSNTNKLLNGGLITPWGGTPGFVQGTVTRLGYVADTTAWKVGTSFDIIKGLNLHLAYSYFNVGNNAKYASTTHDASETDWDLTWKCRLIKNLELKARGIYTWNFVPGQNFTEYRLIANYDF from the coding sequence ATGAAAAAAGTTTTGGCACTGTCAGCACTTTTGGCAGTAGGTTCAACTCAGGTATTTGCAGCAAACGACCTTGAGTCAGCTTTCAAAGAAAGCAAGGTTATGGGTCAGTTTAGGGCTTTTTACATTGATAGGGATTACAACACTGCGTTCTCAAAAAATGACCGTTCAGCTTTTGCAATTGGTGGTAAGTTTGGATTTGAAACTGCAGCTGTCAACGGTTTGAAATTTGGTATTATGACTTACACGACTAATGCAATAAACCCAAATAGAACTAATGATGACGGGACTCCAAACTCACATATGGACCCATCTTTATTCGGTAAAGATAGAAAAGGTGTTACTTACATAGGTCAACTTTATCTTAACTACACTTATAAAAACACAAACTTAAAAATCGGAAGACAGGAAATAAACACTCCTATGGCTGGTATGGACGATGCAAGAATGCTTCCAAACCTTTTTGAAGGTGTTGTAATTACAAACAAGGACTTACCTAAAACAACCTTAATAGGAGCTCACTTCTGGAACATGGCTTATGGAACATTTGCAAACGCATATTCAGCGTGTAGTTATCTTGGATTACAATCAGGTTATGGTTGCGGAGGATACTCAAGTCTAAATCAAGGATTAGCTAAATACGATACAGGAAACTTTATGAATATGGGTAAGCAGGCTATAGGAAAGTCTAACGCGGGAGTAACAGTTTTAGCTGCGATTTACGAAGGAATACCCAACTTAAAACTTCAAGCTTGGGATTACTACGCTTGGGATATGTTAAACATTGTATACCTACAAGGTGATTACACTGTGAAAATGGCTGATGTAAAAACTACAGTATCAGCACAGTATATAAATGAAACAAACATAGGAGATAACGTTAAAAAGGTTTTTGGTAAAGAAGTTGGAGCAAACCTTTTTGGAGCAAAAATTAACTTAAATATTCTAACTCCAGTAGTCCAAAACTTTAACCTTTACGGTGCGTACTCAATAACTGGTAGTAATACAAACAAACTATTAAATGGTGGACTTATTACTCCTTGGGGTGGAACACCTGGATTTGTACAAGGAACAGTTACAAGGCTTGGATACGTAGCAGACACAACAGCTTGGAAGGTTGGAACAAGCTTTGACATAATAAAAGGATTAAACTTACATTTAGCATACTCTTATTTTAATGTTGGAAATAATGCAAAATATGCTTCAACAACTCACGACGCAAGCGAGACTGATTGGGACTTAACTTGGAAGTGTAGATTAATCAAGAATTTAGAGCTAAAAGCAAGGGGAATATACACTTGGAACTTTGTTCCAGGACAAAACTTTACAGAATATAGACTAATAGCAAACTACGACTTTTAA
- a CDS encoding DUF485 domain-containing protein gives MDRSLIEKIKNDPDFQKLVSERNRVMIILTALELIIYFGFILLVAFNKEFLAQKIGEGVTTIGIPIGIGVIVLSFILTGVYVYIANKDYDEFSEKIKKKYLKEV, from the coding sequence ATGGACAGAAGTCTTATTGAAAAAATCAAAAACGACCCTGACTTTCAAAAGTTAGTATCTGAAAGAAACAGGGTAATGATTATTCTCACGGCGTTAGAGTTGATAATTTACTTTGGTTTCATTCTACTAGTTGCATTTAACAAGGAATTTTTAGCTCAAAAAATCGGAGAAGGTGTAACAACAATCGGTATACCTATTGGTATTGGCGTTATAGTTTTATCTTTCATCTTAACAGGAGTATACGTCTACATCGCAAACAAAGATTACGACGAATTCTCAGAAAAAATAAAGAAAAAGTATCTAAAGGAGGTATAA